One Staphylococcus simiae genomic region harbors:
- a CDS encoding ABC transporter permease produces MIHNKVVRLSLPIVTMIIFLLLWQIVIWIGHYEAILLPSPALVGQSIWHFITSGIIFKHLAISLWRFVVGFGVAIIVAVPVGFLIGRSAVLYQAIEPLLQLIRPISPIAWSPFVVLWFGIGSLPAMAIIFIAAFFPIVFNTIKGIKEVEPQYLKIASNLSLQGWSLYRHILFPGSFKQMMAGIHMAVGTSWIFLVSGEMIGAQSGLGFLIVDSRNMLNLEDVLSAIFFISLFGFLVDRLISYLEQTILARFGE; encoded by the coding sequence ATGATCCATAATAAAGTTGTACGTCTATCCTTACCTATTGTCACTATGATTATATTTTTGTTGTTATGGCAAATTGTTATTTGGATTGGCCACTATGAGGCGATTTTACTTCCTAGTCCAGCATTGGTTGGACAAAGTATTTGGCATTTTATAACGAGTGGTATTATTTTTAAACATTTAGCTATTAGTTTATGGCGGTTTGTCGTTGGCTTTGGTGTGGCAATTATTGTCGCAGTACCTGTAGGATTTTTAATCGGACGTAGCGCTGTTTTATATCAAGCCATAGAGCCGTTATTACAATTGATACGCCCAATATCACCAATCGCTTGGTCACCATTTGTTGTTTTATGGTTTGGTATAGGGAGTTTACCTGCTATGGCGATTATATTTATCGCTGCATTCTTTCCGATTGTCTTTAATACGATTAAAGGTATTAAAGAAGTAGAACCACAATATTTGAAAATAGCATCTAATTTAAGTCTACAAGGGTGGTCATTGTATCGACATATTTTATTTCCTGGGTCATTTAAACAAATGATGGCTGGTATACATATGGCTGTTGGTACGAGTTGGATATTTTTAGTTTCAGGAGAAATGATTGGTGCACAGTCTGGACTCGGATTTTTAATTGTTGATTCACGCAATATGTTGAATTTAGAAGATGTCTTATCAGCAATATTTTTTATTAGCTTGTTTGGCTTTTTAGTTGATCGTCTGATTAGTTATTTAGAACAAACAATACTTGCTAGATTTGGAGAATAA
- a CDS encoding acyl-CoA dehydrogenase, translating into MMTLNTLITEHLTPHVIDIDEGTYYAQPFIQQLFAQGYFKEQDIVGNAEVIEQVSETCLTTGFCLWCQLAFSTYLQYAPQTALFNSLQQQLLSGEILGATGLSNPMKSFNDLEQFNLEHHYDNGQLVVSGVMPAVSNIQQEHYFGAISKAKDGDELVMFIVRANQEHITLVEKSNFLGVNGSATYQIKLDNVTIPEDQIVTKDAKAFAGVIRPQFIALQIPIALGSIRSSLDLIHQFAHAQNGINQYLEYDIDFYEEKYRQLKDSFYTVINNGRLDEQFSELIHLKKEAGYLLLDVNQASMVNGGARAYSPRAPQARKLKEGFFFAALTPTLRHLGKLQQEIATSST; encoded by the coding sequence ATAATGACTTTAAATACATTGATTACAGAACACCTTACACCCCACGTTATTGATATTGATGAGGGAACATATTATGCTCAACCATTTATACAACAATTATTTGCACAAGGTTATTTTAAAGAACAAGATATAGTGGGTAATGCTGAAGTCATAGAACAAGTATCTGAAACGTGTTTAACGACAGGGTTTTGCTTATGGTGTCAGCTAGCATTTTCCACTTATTTACAATATGCACCACAAACAGCATTATTTAATAGCTTACAACAACAGTTATTATCCGGAGAAATTTTAGGTGCAACGGGTTTATCAAATCCTATGAAATCATTTAATGATTTAGAACAATTCAACTTAGAACATCATTATGACAATGGCCAACTTGTCGTTAGTGGTGTCATGCCAGCAGTGAGCAATATTCAACAAGAGCATTATTTTGGTGCGATATCAAAAGCTAAAGATGGAGATGAGCTAGTGATGTTTATTGTACGTGCGAATCAAGAACATATCACATTAGTTGAAAAATCTAACTTCTTAGGTGTTAATGGTTCAGCTACCTATCAAATTAAATTAGATAATGTCACTATCCCAGAGGATCAAATTGTAACGAAAGACGCTAAAGCATTTGCTGGTGTTATTCGTCCACAGTTTATTGCATTGCAAATACCGATAGCATTAGGTTCAATTCGTAGCTCTCTTGATTTGATACATCAATTCGCGCATGCTCAGAATGGTATTAATCAATACTTAGAATATGATATTGATTTTTATGAAGAAAAATATCGACAACTTAAGGATTCATTTTATACAGTGATTAACAATGGGCGATTAGATGAACAGTTCAGTGAGTTAATTCATTTAAAGAAAGAAGCGGGTTACTTATTATTAGACGTTAATCAAGCTTCTATGGTTAATGGGGGAGCAAGAGCTTATTCACCACGCGCACCTCAAGCACGCAAATTAAAAGAAGGTTTCTTCTTTGCAGCATTGACGCCGACTTTAAGACATTTAGGAAAATTACAACAAGAAATTGCTACAAGTAGTACATAA
- a CDS encoding DUF2294 domain-containing protein has protein sequence MNTIEKHSKEQQFSNLVRTYRKQFIGKGPNSIKVSFKDNWAIAHMTGVLSKVETFYLNDERNESMLHYTRTEKIKQMYKEIDVHDIEQLVGAKFVKLFTDIDLADDEVISVFVFDKSIE, from the coding sequence GTGAATACTATAGAAAAGCATTCTAAAGAACAACAATTCTCGAATCTTGTACGTACTTACCGCAAGCAATTTATTGGTAAAGGACCTAATAGTATTAAAGTATCTTTTAAAGATAATTGGGCAATTGCTCATATGACAGGCGTCTTAAGTAAGGTAGAAACATTCTATTTAAACGACGAGAGAAATGAGTCGATGTTACATTATACTCGCACTGAAAAGATAAAACAGATGTATAAAGAAATAGATGTTCATGACATAGAACAACTTGTAGGTGCCAAATTTGTAAAATTATTTACAGATATTGATTTAGCTGATGATGAGGTTATTTCAGTATTTGTTTTCGATAAATCAATAGAATAA
- a CDS encoding NAD-dependent formate dehydrogenase, translated as MKIVALFPEAVEGQDNQLLNTKKALGLKPFLEQLGHELIILTDNESDLDKHLADMDIVISAPFYPAYMTRERIEKAPNLKLAITAGVGSDHVDLQAASEHNVGVVEVTGSNTVSVAEHAVMDLLILLRNYEEGHRQSVEGEWNLSKVGNNAHELQHKTIGIFGFGRIGQLVAERLKPFNVTLQHYDPINQKDHELSKFVSFDELISTSDAITIHAPLTPETDNLFNKDVLSRMKNRSYLVNTARGKIVNREALVEALESNHLQGYAGDVWYPQPAPADHPWRTMPRNGMTVHYSGMTLEAQQRIEDGVKDILSRFFNHEAFQEKDIIVGSGRITSKSYTAK; from the coding sequence ATGAAAATCGTAGCGTTATTTCCAGAAGCAGTAGAAGGACAAGACAATCAATTACTAAATACTAAAAAAGCATTAGGTTTGAAACCATTTTTAGAACAATTAGGACACGAATTAATTATATTAACTGACAATGAGTCAGATTTAGATAAACATTTAGCAGATATGGACATTGTAATTAGTGCGCCATTTTATCCTGCTTATATGACAAGAGAACGAATTGAAAAAGCACCAAACCTTAAATTAGCGATTACAGCTGGTGTAGGTTCTGACCATGTTGATTTACAAGCAGCAAGTGAACACAACGTCGGTGTCGTAGAAGTAACAGGTAGTAATACAGTTAGTGTAGCTGAACATGCAGTTATGGACTTACTCATTTTATTAAGAAATTATGAAGAAGGTCATCGTCAATCTGTGGAAGGTGAATGGAATTTATCAAAAGTTGGTAACAATGCACATGAATTACAACATAAAACAATTGGTATATTCGGCTTTGGTCGTATCGGACAATTAGTTGCTGAAAGATTAAAACCATTTAATGTGACATTACAACATTATGATCCAATCAATCAAAAAGATCACGAACTGTCAAAATTTGTATCATTCGATGAATTGATTTCAACAAGTGATGCTATTACCATTCATGCACCATTAACACCAGAAACGGACAATTTATTCAATAAAGACGTATTAAGTCGTATGAAAAATCGTAGTTATCTCGTTAACACTGCACGTGGTAAAATTGTCAATCGCGAAGCGTTAGTTGAAGCCTTAGAATCTAACCACTTACAAGGTTATGCAGGCGACGTGTGGTATCCACAACCAGCACCAGCTGATCATCCTTGGAGAACAATGCCAAGAAATGGTATGACAGTACACTATTCAGGAATGACATTAGAAGCACAACAACGTATCGAAGATGGTGTCAAAGATATTCTAAGTCGTTTCTTTAATCATGAAGCATTCCAAGAAAAAGATATTATCGTTGGTAGCGGTAGAATTACAAGTAAAAGTTATACAGCTAAATAA